In the Clostridium beijerinckii genome, one interval contains:
- a CDS encoding LysR family transcriptional regulator has protein sequence MIFDLNLYKVFLTVAKCKNISHAAEILFVSQPAVSKSIKTLETSFNVTLFSRSSKGVTLTPEGKILFDHIQNAFDELNLGANILEKLKNKETGTINLGVSTTIGKNYFLPRFREFIKEYPYFKTKIINKPTLDTIKLVQEEKLDLGIIGTTSTQADLNFIRLCKIQDILVASGTYLEKLNLNPADDTLAEGSFMLLENPNATREHIESYFNKHNINIIPDIEASNMDFLIECAKMGLGITSVIKEFLNDELENKILLEIPLKYEIPPRYIGVIYKNSNNLSIAAKTLIDFLKK, from the coding sequence ATGATTTTTGATCTAAATCTTTATAAAGTCTTTCTCACAGTAGCCAAATGCAAGAATATATCTCATGCAGCTGAAATTCTTTTTGTTTCTCAGCCTGCTGTAAGTAAATCAATAAAAACATTAGAAACTTCTTTTAATGTAACCTTATTTTCGAGAAGTTCAAAAGGTGTGACCCTAACACCAGAAGGAAAAATATTATTTGATCACATACAAAATGCTTTTGATGAACTTAACCTTGGAGCGAATATCTTGGAAAAGCTAAAAAATAAAGAAACTGGTACAATTAATTTAGGTGTAAGCACAACCATTGGAAAAAATTATTTTTTACCTAGATTTCGGGAATTTATAAAAGAATATCCTTATTTTAAGACCAAGATAATAAATAAACCTACTTTGGATACAATAAAGTTAGTTCAAGAAGAGAAATTAGATTTAGGCATCATTGGTACTACTTCCACCCAAGCTGATCTTAATTTCATAAGGCTGTGCAAAATTCAAGATATCCTAGTAGCAAGTGGTACTTATTTAGAAAAACTAAACTTGAATCCTGCTGATGATACATTAGCTGAGGGATCTTTTATGCTTCTTGAAAATCCTAACGCTACACGAGAACATATAGAAAGCTATTTTAATAAACATAATATCAATATCATTCCAGATATTGAAGCCAGCAATATGGATTTTTTAATTGAATGCGCAAAAATGGGACTTGGTATTACTTCTGTTATAAAAGAGTTTTTAAATGATGAGCTTGAAAATAAAATCCTTTTAGAAATTCCTCTAAAATACGAGATCCCTCCTAGATATATAGGTGTGATTTATAAAAATTCAAATAATCTGTCAATAGCCGCTAAAACACTTATCGATTTCCTAAAAAAGTGA
- the modB gene encoding molybdate ABC transporter permease subunit, with the protein MDFSPLWISIKTATLSTIITFFLGIIVSYWMSNFKGKSKGIIDGLFTLPLILPPTVVGFFLLLICGKNGPIGKLLDLFNTSLIFSWSATVIAAIVVSFPMMYRTTRSAFEQIDINILSAARTLGLSEFKIFYKIAIPLAMPGIIGGLVLSFARAMGEFGATLMLAGNIPGKTQTMPLAIFFAAEGGDMQKAILWVIIIVTLSLFLILILNYWSEVQLKLMGRSDK; encoded by the coding sequence ATGGATTTTTCACCTTTATGGATTTCTATAAAAACTGCTACATTATCAACAATAATAACATTCTTTTTAGGAATTATAGTTTCTTATTGGATGTCAAATTTTAAAGGAAAATCTAAAGGAATAATAGATGGGTTATTTACTTTACCTTTAATTCTTCCTCCAACTGTTGTAGGTTTCTTTTTATTGCTTATCTGTGGTAAAAATGGTCCTATAGGAAAGCTGCTGGACCTCTTCAATACTTCTTTAATTTTCAGCTGGAGTGCTACAGTCATTGCGGCTATAGTAGTTTCATTTCCTATGATGTATAGAACCACGCGTTCTGCTTTTGAACAAATAGATATCAATATTCTTTCTGCTGCCAGAACTCTTGGCCTTAGTGAATTTAAAATATTTTATAAAATCGCTATTCCATTAGCCATGCCAGGTATTATAGGTGGACTGGTTTTATCTTTTGCAAGAGCTATGGGTGAATTTGGCGCAACACTTATGCTAGCAGGTAATATCCCTGGAAAAACTCAAACTATGCCACTTGCAATATTCTTTGCAGCCGAAGGTGGAGATATGCAAAAAGCGATTCTTTGGGTTATTATAATTGTTACTTTATCATTATTTCTAATTCTAATATTAAACTATTGGTCAGAAGTTCAATTAAAACTTATGGGAAGGAGTGATAAATAA
- a CDS encoding ketopantoate reductase family protein has product MKIGIIGMGAIGGYIAAMLCRSKENVNVVAYGKTLNKIKTDGISLESEINGNFTVFPTLATDNSDEIGVVDIIFVCVKGYSLKAAAKAILPMVGDHTLIIPIINGVDGGNKLYSYLRKGKVTDAIMSISSKIEGDGVIKHTSQNTRIFISSNKKRPMYKRDLERIYNVLTKSNILCEVRRDAEIFAWNNYVFNCAFNVTDSYYDVKVKGILEDKMKFETFCNVAKECEEVARSKGINLHPNIYENAISTLKSLSKKSISSMHRDVVSGKKFELELFCGDLCRMGKDLGVPTPYTQKAYEKLRVLQPV; this is encoded by the coding sequence ATGAAGATTGGAATAATTGGAATGGGAGCGATAGGTGGGTATATTGCTGCTATGCTTTGTAGAAGTAAAGAAAATGTTAATGTTGTAGCGTATGGAAAAACACTAAATAAAATAAAGACTGATGGAATTTCATTGGAAAGTGAAATAAATGGAAATTTTACTGTTTTTCCTACTCTCGCGACAGATAATTCAGATGAAATTGGTGTTGTTGACATTATCTTTGTTTGCGTAAAAGGATATTCTTTAAAGGCGGCAGCAAAAGCAATTTTACCTATGGTAGGTGATCATACTTTAATTATTCCTATAATTAATGGGGTAGACGGCGGAAATAAGTTATATTCTTACTTAAGAAAAGGAAAAGTAACAGATGCTATTATGTCAATTAGCTCAAAAATTGAAGGTGATGGAGTTATTAAGCATACTAGCCAAAATACTAGAATATTTATATCATCTAATAAAAAACGCCCTATGTATAAAAGAGATTTAGAACGGATCTATAATGTTTTAACTAAATCGAATATTTTATGTGAGGTAAGAAGAGATGCAGAAATTTTTGCATGGAATAACTACGTATTTAATTGTGCTTTTAATGTAACTGATTCATATTACGATGTGAAAGTAAAAGGAATATTAGAAGATAAAATGAAATTTGAAACATTTTGTAATGTAGCAAAGGAATGCGAAGAAGTTGCTAGAAGTAAGGGAATAAATCTTCATCCTAATATTTATGAGAATGCAATAAGTACACTAAAAAGCTTATCTAAAAAAAGTATAAGTTCAATGCATAGAGATGTAGTATCTGGAAAAAAATTTGAGCTTGAATTATTTTGTGGCGATTTATGTAGGATGGGAAAAGATTTGGGAGTTCCTACCCCTTATACTCAAAAAGCTTATGAAAAGCTAAGAGTTTTACAACCTGTGTAA
- a CDS encoding tyrosine-type recombinase/integrase — protein MINSINNYKNYLFESGKSENTIYAYVTDVSLYLKFLNRKKIDLYESDKSTVMSYIQNLTNQGKSERSINRIVISLRNFYSYLKSETLIKEVPKIEYKSSKNNRKLPQILTIEEVDKIIRIVEKDCSKGIRDNALLELMYATGMKVSELIGLNVDDVNLDLNFVKCTDNKHYERLIPIGRSACKALTEYLSIRYKIAQCGVSNLFVNLNGNKLTRQGIWRIVKEYSRKAGIDKDVNLNTFRHSFAVHLLQNGANVRAVQKLLGNQVLTYMDTYYEIINNDKINYIYMHTHPRA, from the coding sequence ATGATAAATAGTATAAATAATTATAAAAATTATTTGTTTGAGAGTGGTAAAAGTGAGAATACTATATATGCATATGTAACAGATGTTAGTCTCTATTTAAAATTCTTAAATAGAAAAAAGATAGACTTATATGAAAGTGATAAATCAACGGTTATGTCATATATACAAAATCTCACTAATCAAGGAAAATCAGAAAGATCTATAAATAGAATAGTTATAAGTCTAAGGAATTTCTATTCATATTTGAAAAGTGAAACTTTAATTAAGGAAGTTCCTAAAATTGAATATAAGAGTTCAAAAAATAATAGAAAATTGCCACAAATTTTGACCATTGAAGAAGTAGATAAGATAATTAGAATAGTGGAAAAAGACTGCTCAAAAGGAATTCGTGATAATGCATTGTTAGAGTTAATGTACGCTACTGGAATGAAAGTTTCAGAACTTATTGGATTAAATGTAGATGATGTTAATCTTGATTTAAATTTTGTAAAATGTACAGATAATAAGCATTATGAAAGGCTTATTCCTATAGGAAGAAGCGCTTGTAAAGCATTAACAGAATATCTAAGCATAAGGTATAAGATAGCACAGTGCGGTGTTTCTAACCTTTTTGTGAATTTAAATGGTAATAAGCTTACGAGACAAGGTATTTGGAGAATTGTTAAAGAATACTCTAGAAAAGCTGGTATAGATAAAGACGTTAATTTAAACACTTTCAGACATTCATTTGCTGTTCATCTTCTTCAAAATGGAGCAAATGTTAGGGCTGTTCAGAAGTTACTCGGTAATCAGGTATTAACATATATGGATACGTACTATGAGATAATCAATAATGATAAAATAAACTATATATACATGCATACTCATCCAAGAGCTTGA
- a CDS encoding flavin reductase family protein — protein sequence MSFKEIEIKNLNINPFTLIGHEWLLITAGTENKFNTMTASWGGLGVFWGKNSATVYIRPGRYTKQFVDSNDTFTLSFFSEDYRKALNICGSLSGRDDNKVEKANLTPIFDENNTYFKEAKMVVVCKKMYHTEIKPENFDNPSFDEKIYPEKDYHTIYIGEIVKVLVNE from the coding sequence ATGTCATTCAAAGAAATTGAAATTAAAAACCTAAATATAAATCCATTCACTCTCATCGGACACGAATGGTTATTAATCACAGCTGGTACTGAAAATAAATTCAATACCATGACCGCAAGTTGGGGAGGACTAGGCGTATTCTGGGGTAAAAACTCAGCTACTGTATACATTAGACCTGGACGTTATACAAAACAATTTGTAGATTCAAATGATACATTTACATTATCATTTTTTAGCGAAGATTATAGAAAAGCTTTAAATATTTGTGGAAGTCTTTCTGGAAGAGATGATAACAAAGTTGAAAAAGCAAATTTAACTCCAATTTTTGATGAGAATAATACTTACTTTAAAGAAGCAAAAATGGTGGTAGTATGCAAAAAGATGTATCATACAGAAATTAAACCTGAAAACTTTGATAATCCTTCTTTTGATGAGAAAATTTATCCTGAAAAAGATTATCACACAATTTATATTGGAGAAATCGTAAAAGTATTGGTTAATGAATAA
- a CDS encoding MFS transporter → MTHKSNFKLNRFIILIMAITCGATVANLYFIQPLLTQISINFNISESQAGFIVTLTQIGYALGLFLFVPLGDIKERRNLIIKMLIVVGISLLLVAISPNYVILLIASLLVGFTTIIPQLIVPFAAHLAEPSERGKIIGNVMSGLLIGILLSRTFSGIVGQAFGWRSVYFCAAFLMALFAIIIKNFFPTSIPNSSISYAKLILSIFPLIKQEKTLREASINGALMFGAFSAFWTSVIFLLGSHVYNLGTREAGLLGLIGVAGAGAAPFVGRIADKKTPKFTVGISIIFSTLSYICFFILGYKLYGLIVGVILLDLGTQAGQVSNQARIHELGDEARSRINTVFMVSYFLGGSLGSFLAPLSWQYFGWIGVCSIGFIFEVMALIFHYIIYK, encoded by the coding sequence ATGACTCATAAATCAAATTTTAAATTAAACAGATTTATAATATTAATTATGGCTATTACTTGCGGGGCTACAGTTGCAAACCTATATTTTATTCAGCCATTACTAACACAAATTTCTATAAACTTTAATATTTCAGAATCTCAAGCAGGATTTATTGTAACTCTAACCCAAATAGGTTATGCTCTAGGATTATTTCTATTTGTTCCACTTGGAGATATAAAAGAACGTCGTAATCTAATTATAAAAATGCTTATAGTTGTTGGTATTTCTTTGCTATTAGTTGCTATTTCTCCTAATTACGTAATTTTATTAATTGCTTCTCTGTTAGTTGGATTTACAACAATAATTCCTCAACTAATAGTTCCATTTGCTGCGCATTTGGCAGAACCTTCAGAACGTGGAAAAATAATAGGTAATGTTATGAGTGGACTTCTAATAGGAATATTACTATCAAGAACATTTAGTGGGATTGTCGGCCAAGCTTTTGGTTGGAGATCAGTATATTTCTGTGCTGCATTCTTAATGGCACTTTTTGCAATAATAATAAAAAACTTTTTTCCAACAAGCATACCAAACTCCAGTATATCATACGCTAAGCTAATACTCTCCATATTTCCTCTAATTAAACAAGAGAAAACTTTAAGAGAAGCATCTATAAATGGAGCATTGATGTTTGGAGCTTTCAGTGCATTTTGGACTTCTGTTATTTTTTTATTAGGTTCTCACGTTTATAATCTTGGAACACGTGAAGCTGGATTGCTTGGTTTAATAGGGGTTGCTGGAGCTGGCGCCGCACCTTTTGTTGGAAGAATTGCTGATAAAAAAACCCCTAAATTTACAGTGGGAATAAGCATTATTTTTTCTACTTTATCTTATATATGTTTTTTCATTTTAGGATATAAACTTTATGGTTTAATTGTTGGTGTTATACTACTAGATTTAGGAACCCAAGCTGGTCAAGTTTCCAATCAAGCAAGGATACATGAGCTTGGTGATGAAGCACGTAGCCGAATTAATACTGTATTTATGGTTTCATATTTTCTTGGTGGATCATTAGGCTCATTTCTAGCACCTTTAAGCTGGCAATATTTCGGTTGGATTGGAGTATGCTCAATAGGATTTATATTCGAAGTTATGGCTCTAATTTTTCACTACATCATTTATAAGTAA
- the spoIIM gene encoding stage II sporulation protein M produces the protein MNFLLTKLNDTFRDKKAYFFIVLIMFCLGISFGLYTVKYMGESDKTDLTNYFFSFTNSIDSHPINYGNLLFEVIKKNILIIIPIFILGLTFFGAPVILILDLLKGFTLGYTFSFMITTFQGKGMGLALISIVPQNLIYIPCFIALSVISLSMSTERFKGRFFKHGKIKDPFLDGVLNKLIVILILFTIGILIETYISPSLIRFVANKFYL, from the coding sequence ATGAATTTTTTACTTACTAAACTAAATGATACTTTTAGGGATAAGAAAGCCTATTTTTTCATTGTACTGATAATGTTTTGTTTAGGAATATCTTTTGGGCTTTACACTGTTAAATATATGGGGGAATCAGATAAAACGGATTTAACAAATTATTTTTTTAGTTTTACTAATTCTATAGATAGCCATCCTATCAATTATGGAAATTTATTATTCGAGGTTATAAAGAAAAATATACTAATTATTATACCTATATTTATATTAGGTTTAACTTTTTTTGGAGCTCCTGTAATATTAATTTTGGACTTATTAAAAGGTTTTACATTAGGGTATACTTTTTCTTTCATGATAACTACTTTTCAAGGAAAAGGGATGGGACTAGCCTTAATATCTATTGTTCCTCAGAATTTAATATATATTCCATGTTTCATAGCATTAAGTGTTATTAGTTTATCTATGTCTACAGAAAGGTTTAAGGGAAGATTTTTCAAACATGGAAAGATAAAAGATCCTTTTTTAGATGGTGTATTAAATAAATTAATTGTCATCCTAATATTATTTACAATAGGCATATTAATTGAAACTTATATATCACCATCTTTGATAAGATTTGTGGCTAATAAATTCTATTTATAA
- a CDS encoding acyl-CoA thioesterase, translated as MYISETKIVVRYAETDKMGIVHHSNYFIWFEAGRTDFIKGSNISYSEMEENGILIPLTESNCKYIIGAKYEDELIIKTWVKQLTPVKVEFNYSVIRENDQKEIAKGSTLHVFVNNDFKIINLKKVNKEIFNKLESLI; from the coding sequence TTGTATATAAGTGAAACAAAGATTGTAGTAAGATATGCCGAAACAGATAAAATGGGAATTGTTCATCATTCTAATTACTTTATTTGGTTTGAGGCAGGGAGAACTGATTTCATAAAAGGAAGTAATATAAGTTACAGTGAAATGGAGGAAAATGGCATACTAATACCTTTAACTGAAAGTAATTGTAAATATATTATAGGAGCAAAATATGAAGATGAATTAATCATAAAAACATGGGTTAAGCAACTAACGCCTGTTAAGGTAGAGTTTAATTATTCCGTTATCAGAGAAAATGATCAAAAAGAAATTGCTAAAGGAAGTACATTACATGTTTTTGTTAACAATGACTTCAAGATAATTAACTTAAAGAAGGTCAATAAAGAAATATTTAATAAGTTAGAATCTTTAATATAA
- a CDS encoding SDR family oxidoreductase, with protein MDYKNKVCIITGGALGIGRCLTREFSNVGAKVIFIDKNKEAGNENVEYIKRKGGEVEFFLGDIAEEDTLYKFAEFIIKKYKNIDYLINNACINKKGIISKCSYEDFNYVLKVGVTAPYILTQLLMNNFNKNGAIVNISSTRAYMSQSDTESYTAAKGGILALTHGLSVSLSNKVRVNSISPGWIDTGSYYDEEYVPKYSESDLLQHPSGRIGNPKDIARAAMFLCNEENSFINGENINIDGGMTKLMIYNDDNGWRYDSN; from the coding sequence ATGGATTATAAAAATAAAGTATGCATAATTACTGGAGGAGCTTTAGGGATAGGAAGATGTTTAACAAGAGAATTTTCAAATGTCGGTGCTAAAGTTATCTTCATTGATAAAAATAAAGAAGCAGGGAATGAAAATGTAGAATATATAAAAAGAAAAGGTGGAGAAGTTGAATTCTTTTTAGGCGATATTGCAGAAGAGGATACTTTATATAAGTTTGCAGAGTTTATAATAAAAAAATATAAAAATATAGATTACCTCATTAATAATGCTTGTATTAATAAAAAAGGAATTATTTCTAAATGTTCATATGAAGATTTTAATTATGTACTCAAAGTTGGAGTAACCGCGCCATACATATTAACCCAGTTACTTATGAATAATTTTAATAAAAATGGTGCAATTGTAAATATTTCATCTACTAGAGCCTATATGTCACAATCTGATACAGAAAGTTATACAGCTGCTAAAGGCGGAATTTTGGCATTGACTCATGGGCTTTCTGTTAGTCTTTCTAATAAAGTCAGGGTGAATTCGATTAGCCCAGGTTGGATTGATACAGGTTCTTATTATGATGAAGAATATGTACCAAAGTATAGTGAGAGTGATTTATTGCAGCATCCATCAGGCAGAATAGGGAATCCAAAAGATATAGCGAGAGCAGCTATGTTCTTGTGTAATGAAGAAAACAGCTTTATTAATGGAGAAAATATTAATATAGATGGCGGAATGACAAAACTTATGATATATAACGATGATAATGGATGGAGATATGATAGTAATTAG
- a CDS encoding polysaccharide deacetylase family protein, which translates to MRKNYRYNKSKDNNIKKARIIILFMTIVFLIVGGSSLVAAKFSKNRQEVQALDDTKQSGDSDSNSNDKKDNRDSLNVESNSEVEDSSFIEKYLNQQMKGQKPDGADGKKVVYLTFDDGPSETVTPQILDILKSENVHATFFIVGKSLDKDENTKNIVKRELSEGNSIGNHTYSHNYNYLYPNGKINLSNCMSDIEKTNESLKKVLGEDFSTRAIRFPGGHMTWKNKDSVGMDTMDKALHEKDYHQIDWNSLSQDAEGAPKNAEQLKQEVIKTTAGREKAIILMHDTYGKEETAKALPGIIEYLKQQGYEFKVIK; encoded by the coding sequence ATGAGAAAAAATTATAGGTATAATAAAAGTAAAGATAATAACATAAAAAAAGCTAGAATAATTATTTTATTTATGACTATAGTTTTTTTAATAGTCGGAGGTAGCTCTCTCGTTGCAGCGAAGTTTTCCAAAAATAGACAAGAAGTACAAGCACTTGATGACACTAAGCAAAGTGGAGATTCAGATTCAAATTCAAATGATAAAAAGGATAACCGAGATTCTCTGAATGTTGAGAGTAATTCAGAAGTAGAAGATTCTTCATTTATTGAAAAGTATTTGAATCAGCAAATGAAGGGGCAAAAGCCAGATGGAGCAGACGGTAAGAAAGTAGTATATTTAACATTTGATGATGGTCCATCGGAAACAGTTACACCTCAAATACTAGATATTTTGAAGTCGGAGAATGTGCATGCAACATTCTTTATTGTGGGAAAATCACTAGATAAAGATGAGAACACTAAAAATATAGTTAAACGAGAATTATCTGAAGGAAATTCTATAGGTAATCATACTTATTCACATAATTATAATTATTTATATCCAAATGGAAAGATAAACTTATCGAATTGTATGTCTGACATTGAAAAAACAAATGAGTCTCTAAAAAAGGTTTTAGGAGAAGATTTTTCAACTAGAGCTATTAGATTTCCAGGTGGGCATATGACTTGGAAGAATAAAGATTCAGTTGGTATGGATACTATGGACAAGGCTTTACATGAAAAAGATTATCATCAAATAGATTGGAATTCATTATCTCAGGATGCGGAAGGTGCACCTAAGAATGCAGAGCAATTAAAGCAGGAAGTTATAAAAACTACAGCAGGAAGGGAAAAGGCAATAATTTTGATGCATGATACTTACGGTAAAGAAGAAACAGCAAAAGCATTACCAGGAATTATAGAATATTTAAAACAACAGGGATATGAATTCAAGGTTATTAAATAG
- a CDS encoding sulfate/molybdate ABC transporter ATP-binding protein, with product MSLYVNIEKHLSSFNLNVNFEQKSGVLGFLGASGSGKSMSLKCISGLVTPSRGKIIVNDKIFFDSENKINLTPQKRKIGYLFQNYALFPNMNIIDNIEIGISKMEKDQKESLIKEYIERLHLGGLEKRYPWQLSGGQQQRVALARALITSPDILLLDEPFSALDQHLRNDLEKELMSIVKDYSGNIIFVTHDIAEAYRVCDNIIVYENGVSLENREKKDLFKHPKSLTEATLTGCKNISKAKKTGKNTIYAENWGHEYVINDEIPDNIQYICIRAHDIEICTNNNENINTFPYTIDTIIENPFEFTIYMKNNTKKDAKLIEFKVEKKNMNFSLNTSVYLNFPNDNLFYF from the coding sequence ATGTCCTTATATGTAAATATAGAAAAACATCTCTCCTCATTTAATTTAAATGTGAATTTTGAGCAAAAAAGCGGTGTTCTAGGTTTCTTAGGTGCATCAGGATCTGGTAAGAGTATGAGTTTAAAATGTATATCCGGATTAGTTACTCCTTCTAGAGGAAAAATAATTGTAAATGATAAGATTTTTTTTGATTCAGAGAATAAAATTAATTTAACTCCACAGAAAAGAAAAATCGGTTATCTATTTCAAAATTATGCTTTGTTTCCTAATATGAATATAATTGATAATATTGAAATAGGCATTTCTAAGATGGAAAAAGATCAAAAGGAATCCTTAATCAAAGAATATATAGAAAGATTACATCTTGGTGGACTCGAAAAACGCTATCCTTGGCAGTTATCTGGTGGGCAGCAGCAAAGAGTAGCTTTAGCTAGGGCACTTATAACATCCCCTGATATTTTACTTTTAGATGAGCCTTTCTCTGCTTTAGATCAACATTTAAGAAATGATTTAGAAAAAGAATTAATGTCTATAGTAAAAGATTATAGTGGTAATATTATCTTTGTTACTCATGATATAGCTGAAGCTTATAGAGTTTGTGACAATATAATTGTTTATGAAAATGGAGTTTCTTTAGAAAATCGAGAAAAGAAAGACTTATTTAAACATCCTAAAAGTCTTACAGAAGCTACATTAACAGGATGTAAAAACATATCTAAAGCTAAAAAGACTGGGAAAAATACCATTTATGCTGAAAATTGGGGCCACGAATATGTTATTAATGACGAAATTCCAGACAATATCCAATATATCTGCATAAGAGCTCATGATATTGAAATATGCACAAACAATAATGAAAACATTAATACTTTTCCTTATACCATTGATACTATTATAGAAAACCCCTTTGAATTTACTATATATATGAAAAACAATACTAAAAAAGATGCAAAATTGATTGAATTTAAGGTAGAAAAAAAGAATATGAATTTCTCTCTAAACACTAGTGTATATCTCAACTTTCCAAATGACAATCTATTTTATTTTTAG
- a CDS encoding MarR family winged helix-turn-helix transcriptional regulator has product MDKLLDNKEISEIFLEVICSFFEKDLKAKNFGTDSNLYHSEIHMLQYIKENEGLHISAIARKLEITRGAVSQTIKRLENKGYLFKEASSDSNSKLILKLTEKGEVAYKNHKSYHNQYNLVIKELLRSASRENKEFLYNFLKQFKDKI; this is encoded by the coding sequence ATGGATAAATTATTAGACAATAAAGAAATTAGTGAAATATTTCTGGAAGTAATATGTAGTTTCTTTGAAAAAGATTTGAAAGCAAAAAATTTTGGAACAGATTCAAATCTATATCATTCCGAAATACACATGCTGCAATATATAAAAGAAAATGAGGGCTTACATATTTCAGCTATTGCAAGAAAACTTGAGATTACGCGAGGTGCTGTCTCACAAACTATAAAGAGATTAGAAAATAAGGGCTATCTATTTAAGGAGGCGAGTTCTGATAGTAATTCAAAACTAATATTGAAGCTTACAGAAAAAGGTGAGGTGGCATATAAAAATCATAAAAGCTATCACAACCAATACAATCTTGTTATAAAAGAGTTATTGAGAAGTGCTAGCAGAGAAAATAAAGAATTTTTGTATAATTTTCTAAAGCAATTTAAAGACAAAATATAA